The genomic window GTCGCCGATGACTTCGAGCTTGATCCAGTGGGTGCCGAGCGCCTCCCGGGCCAACCGGGCGGTCACCACCGCGTCCCGGGCGGTGTAGCACCCGGCGGTATTGGGCAGCACGTCCACCCCGTGGTCCGCCAGGACGTCGAGGACCGAGCCCCGGGCGGCCGGGTCCACCCGGCGGAGCGCCACCGTGGCCAGCTCGGCTCCGCTGGCGGCCAGGGCCGCCCCCAGGACCTCCAGGCTGCGGAAGCCGCCGGTCCCGAAGATCAGCCGGGAGCCGAAGACCCGGCCGGCGATCTCCAGCTTGTCGGCGGCGCCGGGTGGCGCCCCGGGTGGCGGTTGCGGCGCACCGCCCTGCACCGCACGCACAACCTCCAGGCGCTGGCCGTCGGCCGGCCGGCACGCCTCCCAGGTGCTGCGGGGGACGACCTCACCATCGAGGGCCACCGCGATGCCCCGCAGGTCGGCCATCCCGGCGGCGGCGAGCACCTCGGGCAGGGTCGAACCGTCCGGCGCCTCGACCAGAGCCCCGTTCACCCCGAGGTTCACGAGGCCCTCGCGGGGGCGGGGTTCGCTCGGCGAAACCGGTCGGGGAGGAAGGGCCGGACCAGGTCGGGGACCGGGGCGCCGGCGAGGACGTCGCCCAGGGCGTCGGCGGTCACCGGGGTGAGCAGGATCCCGTTGCGGTAGTGGCCAGTGGCGATCAGCAGGCCCGCCGGGCCGGTGCCGACCGGGCCGAGCAGGGGGGCGTTGTCCCGGCTCCCCGGACGCAGGCCGGCCGAGGCCTCCACCAGTTCCAGCTCGCGCACCGCCGGAACGGCCTCGATGGCCGCCCGGAGCAGCTCGAACATGCCTCCGCCGGTGAGCGACTGGTCGAACCCGCGCTCCTCGACCGTGGCGCCCACGACCACCTCGCCGCGCGCAGGGTCGCCCGGCCCGGCGCCCGGGAGGGCGCGGGGCACGAGGTACACCTCCTCGGTCCGGACGATGTGGCGGATGGGGAGCCCGTCGCCCGGCCGGGGCCGGAGGCGCAGGATCTGGCCCTTGACCGGGCGCACCGCCTCGCGCACCGCCGCCGGCACACCGCCGATCCCCCCGGACCAGCACCCGGCGGCCAGCACGACCCGGCCCCCCTTCGGGTCGAGGCTGACCTGGTCGAAGGTGACCTGCTCGCCGCCGTCCAGCTCGGCCCCGGTGCACACGCCGGAGTCCACCAGGACGCGGCGCACGCCGGCACCGGTGCGGATGGTCCCGCCCGCGGCCGCCAGGGCCGCGCCCAGGGCCGCCGTGAGCCGGCGGGGGTCCACCTCCTGCTCGGCGGTCAGGATGCCGGCCCGCACCCGGGGGTGGAGCCCCGGCTCATGCTCCCGGCAGGCGGCGGCGTCCAGCCAGCGGGCATCGAGCCCGGAGGCCGCCTGGAAGGCGTGGAGGTGGCGCAGGGCCTCGAGCTGGTCCCGGTCGAGGGCCACGAACAGGGTCCCGGGTGCCGCCGAGGCCAGGTCGTGGCCGCTGGCGGCGGCCAGCTCCCGGCGGAAGCCCGGGTAGCGCCGGGCGCTCTCCAGGGTGAGGGCCAGCAGGGCCTCCTCGCCGTAGGTGGCCTCGGTGATGGGGGCCAACATGCCTGCGGCATGGAACGAAGCGCCGCCCCCGGGTTCACCCCGGTCGAGCACGACCACGTCCCGGCCGCGCTGCGCCGCCCGCCAGGCGATGCCGAGGCCGATCGGCCCGGCTCCGATCACGAGGGTGTCCATACCCAACGAGTATGTAATAGGACGGGTCGGTACCAGGACAGGAGCAGCCGCTGCCGGGTGGTGCGGGGCGCCCTACAGGCCCTTCAGGAGCTTGCGGGCAAACCGGATGATGAACGCTGCCAGCACGATCAGCAGGGCGGCCGCGGCGATGTAGCGCAGCTTCTGGGCCGTGCTGGTCCCGCCGCTGGGGGGATCGCCCGCCAATGCCTGCACCGACCCGGTGGTGAACGACGGCACGGTCTCGGTGGCGGTGGGGATCGCCTGGCCGAAGGGCAGGTTGGGGGCGAACGTGTTGTCGATGGGGGCGATTGTGTTCCCCCCCACGGTGATCGGCTTGAGCTTGGGGGGAGCGATTGGGGAGGGGGGAGCGACGACCGACAGCGTCACCGGCTGCACCGCCACCGGCTGCGGCGTCACCGCATTGCTGGGCGACGACGCGGCCGAGCTGATGCCCGCCTTGGTCAGCGGCGAGCTGCGGACGGCGATCACCTCGTAGGTCAGGGCCGAGCCCTGCGGGGCGGCCGGGTCGTTGAATGTGGTGGTGTTCACCGTGCCGATCGGGCTGTATGCCCCGCCGGTGGAGCGCAGGACCTCGTAGCCGGTGATGTCCGGCTCCGGGTTGGCCGCCCAGGTCACCGTAGGCTGCCCGCCGGCGAGGACGGCGGCCACCTTGGACGGTGTCGAGGGTGGGTTGTTGACCGAGAGCTGGCTGACCTGGGAGCTGGCCACGTCGCCCAGCAGCGAGACCGCGGTGGCCGAGATGGAGTACACGCCGTTGTAGGGCGTCTGGGTGGCGGTGTTCCAGGCGAACGCGATCGTGTCGCTCAGCGTCGAGGCCAGCAGTTTGTAGTTGTGGCTCACGGTGGCCGAGGCGGGCAGGGCCGGGATGCCCTTCCCGGGCACGATAGCCACCGAGAAGCTCGACAGCGAGTCCAGGCTGCCGGAGTCGAAGTGCACCTGGTAGGTCCCAGTGAGCGTCGTGCCGCTGTCCGGGGTGCACTGGTGGGCGACGTCGTCGGTGGCCCCCGACGGGGACTGCCAGTCGGTCACCGACACGTCGATGAAGGTGGTCACGTTGCCGGTGCAGGGCGACGCCGCGGCCCGGGCCGAGCCGGCGAAGCCGAACGGCGCGACCGTGAGGAGCGCCCCGAGCAGGCCGGCCGCCAGCCGCGGGGCCCGGGTCATGAGGTCAGGACCGCCCGGGCGACGAGGCGGTTGGTCTGCTGGCCGGGCGGGTTGCAGGTAGTCAGGGTCAACAGCTTCTCCTGGGTGGGGAATGAGATCACGGTCCAGTCCGTGGGCTGGACGATCCAGGGGTTGTTATGCCCGTCAAAGGGCGGGAGAACCGTATAGGTAAAGCTCTCGAAGGGGGTCTGGAGCACGATCTTGTCGCCCGCCACCAGCTTGTTCAGGTCCCCGAAGGGATGCCCGTTCATGGTCCGGTGCCCGGCGATGGCCACATTGCCGGTCTCGCCGGGCAGCGGCGACTGCGGGTAGTGGCCGGCGCCGACATTGAGTGCCTCGTCGGTCACCCCCTGGACGACGACCTCCTTCACGTTCAGGGCGGGGATCTCGATGTAGGTGATGGGGCTGCCGGTGCCGAAGTCGCGGCTGGCGTACGCCTGCAGTGCCCGCAGCCGCTCGGCGCCGGTCTCCTGCCCGACCTGGTCGAGCTGGTGGCCGAGGGTCGCCTGCTTACGGCCGGCGACGACGTCGGTATAGAAGGGGTAGCCGGCCACTGCGATCCCGGCCAGGATCAGGACCAGGGCGAAGGCGATGAGGGCGATGGCGAGCTTCTTGCGGGGTTTGCCCCGCCGGCGCTCGGGCGGGCGGCCGGCTTTGCCGCCCCGGTTGGCGGGCTGCGGCCCGCCGGGCAGCGCCCCGGGGGGTCCGCCGGTGGGCGCCGGCCGGGCCGGAGCCGAGGCGGCGACCGGCACGGCGTAGGGGTCCGCCAGCAGCTGGGCAGGCCCCGCGGGACCATTTGGTCCGGCCGGTCCGGCCGGTCCGGTGGGCTCCGCC from Actinomycetota bacterium includes these protein-coding regions:
- the thiO gene encoding glycine oxidase ThiO, which gives rise to MDTLVIGAGPIGLGIAWRAAQRGRDVVVLDRGEPGGGASFHAAGMLAPITEATYGEEALLALTLESARRYPGFRRELAAASGHDLASAAPGTLFVALDRDQLEALRHLHAFQAASGLDARWLDAAACREHEPGLHPRVRAGILTAEQEVDPRRLTAALGAALAAAGGTIRTGAGVRRVLVDSGVCTGAELDGGEQVTFDQVSLDPKGGRVVLAAGCWSGGIGGVPAAVREAVRPVKGQILRLRPRPGDGLPIRHIVRTEEVYLVPRALPGAGPGDPARGEVVVGATVEERGFDQSLTGGGMFELLRAAIEAVPAVRELELVEASAGLRPGSRDNAPLLGPVGTGPAGLLIATGHYRNGILLTPVTADALGDVLAGAPVPDLVRPFLPDRFRRANPAPARAS
- a CDS encoding class E sortase, giving the protein MPRPDPASAAGAGGPEEPGRNAGSGGPGSPPQPPAARPPRSPAAASLGPTAEALAAAARSLEADEAGGPALFDPESAEPTGPAGPAGPNGPAGPAQLLADPYAVPVAASAPARPAPTGGPPGALPGGPQPANRGGKAGRPPERRRGKPRKKLAIALIAFALVLILAGIAVAGYPFYTDVVAGRKQATLGHQLDQVGQETGAERLRALQAYASRDFGTGSPITYIEIPALNVKEVVVQGVTDEALNVGAGHYPQSPLPGETGNVAIAGHRTMNGHPFGDLNKLVAGDKIVLQTPFESFTYTVLPPFDGHNNPWIVQPTDWTVISFPTQEKLLTLTTCNPPGQQTNRLVARAVLTS